A single region of the Arthrobacter sp. V1I7 genome encodes:
- a CDS encoding aromatic ring-hydroxylating dioxygenase subunit alpha translates to MTAIRTQSSTTNKVLGYPLNVWYVAAWDYEVTRKPMSRRIADRPLALYRTEDGRAVALADACWHRLAPLSMGKTVGKDQIQCPYHGIIYDSAGRCVSMPAQETINPSATVPSFPVVERHRYVWVWLGDPTKADPELVPDMHQLDSKEWAGDGETIYAPCNYQLVLDNLMDLTHEEFVHSSSIGQEELSESDFVVTHDGGTVTVARWMFNIDAPPFWRKNMRDKFPGFEGKVDRWQIITFRSPSVINIDVGVAKAGTGAFEGDRSQGVNGFVMNAITPESNKSCHYFWAFMRNYRLDSQLITTQLREGVHGVFGEDEAMLAAQQAAIDANPDYEFYNLNIDAGGMWVRRLIERQLETEGRLVPVA, encoded by the coding sequence GTGACAGCTATCCGGACGCAGAGCTCCACCACGAACAAGGTCCTCGGCTATCCGCTGAACGTCTGGTATGTCGCCGCTTGGGATTACGAAGTGACCCGCAAGCCGATGTCCAGGCGGATCGCGGACCGCCCGCTGGCCTTGTACCGCACTGAGGACGGCAGGGCGGTGGCCCTTGCCGACGCCTGCTGGCACCGGCTTGCCCCGCTGTCCATGGGCAAGACCGTGGGCAAGGACCAAATTCAGTGCCCCTACCACGGCATCATTTACGACTCGGCGGGTCGCTGCGTGTCCATGCCTGCGCAGGAGACCATCAACCCCAGCGCCACAGTGCCGTCCTTCCCCGTGGTGGAGCGCCATCGTTACGTTTGGGTGTGGCTCGGCGATCCCACCAAGGCTGACCCGGAGCTCGTACCGGACATGCATCAACTGGACTCCAAGGAATGGGCGGGCGACGGCGAGACCATCTACGCCCCCTGCAACTACCAGCTGGTGCTGGACAACCTGATGGACCTCACGCACGAGGAATTCGTCCACTCCTCATCGATAGGCCAGGAGGAGCTTAGCGAATCCGACTTCGTGGTCACGCACGACGGCGGCACCGTCACGGTTGCACGCTGGATGTTCAACATCGACGCACCGCCGTTCTGGCGCAAGAATATGCGCGATAAGTTTCCCGGCTTCGAGGGCAAAGTAGACCGCTGGCAGATCATCACCTTCCGCTCGCCGTCCGTCATTAACATCGACGTGGGAGTGGCGAAGGCGGGCACCGGCGCCTTCGAAGGCGACCGCAGCCAAGGCGTCAACGGCTTCGTGATGAACGCGATCACGCCCGAAAGCAACAAGTCATGCCACTACTTCTGGGCGTTCATGCGCAACTACCGCCTGGACAGCCAGCTCATCACCACCCAGCTGCGCGAAGGCGTACACGGCGTCTTCGGGGAGGACGAGGCCATGCTCGCGGCGCAGCAGGCCGCCATCGACGCAAACCCGGACTACGAGTTCTACAACCTCAACATCGACGCCGGCGGCATGTGGGTGCGGCGCCTCATCGAACGCCAGCTCGAAACCGAGGGACGACTGGTCCCTGTCGCCTAG
- a CDS encoding PadR family transcriptional regulator, which yields MSLRYALLALLTVEPMTGYDLSKRFESSVAYVWHAPDSQIYPELRRMEKDGLLVGEEVPWGPRGKKTQYRITGEGAAAFREWINTALEYSRERDPVHLKAAYLEWAEPASARALMEAHIAHHTLRRKQWEGMVQELRGGTSVMLGRRLAVTPAADHERTTEYKIFTYEGLIARAETEIAWGRRGLELIDSLEDGS from the coding sequence GTGAGTCTTCGCTACGCACTGCTGGCACTGCTGACGGTCGAACCCATGACGGGCTACGACCTGTCCAAGCGGTTCGAGTCCTCCGTTGCCTATGTGTGGCACGCTCCCGATTCGCAGATCTACCCCGAACTGCGTCGGATGGAAAAGGACGGGCTTTTAGTCGGGGAAGAGGTCCCTTGGGGACCACGCGGCAAAAAGACGCAGTACCGGATCACGGGGGAGGGTGCGGCGGCATTCCGGGAATGGATCAACACCGCGTTGGAGTACTCCCGGGAGCGCGATCCGGTTCACCTGAAGGCCGCCTACCTGGAATGGGCGGAACCTGCGTCGGCAAGGGCGCTCATGGAAGCCCACATTGCCCACCACACGCTGCGGCGCAAACAGTGGGAAGGCATGGTCCAGGAGCTGCGCGGCGGCACCAGCGTCATGTTGGGTCGCCGGCTTGCCGTAACTCCGGCGGCGGACCATGAGCGCACCACCGAATACAAGATCTTCACCTACGAGGGCCTGATTGCGCGTGCCGAGACAGAAATAGCGTGGGGCCGCCGTGGCCTGGAGCTCATCGATTCCCTCGAGGATGGTTCCTGA
- a CDS encoding long-chain fatty acid--CoA ligase — translation MYNEGVGSWLQRRRAKSATKTALIYLDTRTSYGELADRVDRLANALRDRGVQQGDRVAYLGENDPSFLETFFAAGTLGAIFVPLNTRLAPPEIQFALQDSGATVLINAAALNGLAVGGSQDTAVRHRLVVRDTHSTHASDGAEDYAQARTAASADRIDIRVTLDDTAIILYTSGTTGRPKGAVLTHGNITWNSYNVLVDYDVVSSDVALVISPMFHVASLGMAVVPVFLKGGTLLLEPGFNPGRALSLIEQYKATMISGVPTTYQMLAEHEAWESTDLSSLKKLTCGGSAVPHRVMEAYESRGLSFSGGYGMTETAPGATSLQPDRSRDKMGSVGLPHFFTDVRIVDPLGSVQGPHTVGEIEVKGPNVIREYWNRPDATGNSFADDEWFRSGDMGYADDEGFIYISDRLKDMIISGGENIYPAEVEQIVIELEAIGSVALIGVPDEKWGEVPKAIITVRNGHAVTEAEVRAHLEGRLARYKIPKSVVIVDELPRTASGKIRKADLRQMYGES, via the coding sequence ATGTACAACGAAGGAGTGGGTTCGTGGCTGCAACGCCGCAGAGCGAAATCCGCCACCAAGACCGCGCTGATCTACCTCGACACCCGCACCAGCTACGGAGAACTGGCCGACCGCGTGGACAGGTTGGCCAATGCCCTACGTGACCGCGGCGTGCAGCAGGGGGACCGCGTGGCCTACCTGGGCGAAAATGATCCCTCGTTCCTTGAGACGTTCTTCGCGGCAGGCACCCTTGGCGCCATCTTTGTGCCGCTGAACACGCGCCTCGCCCCGCCGGAAATCCAGTTCGCCCTTCAGGACTCGGGCGCCACAGTGCTGATCAACGCCGCAGCCCTGAACGGCCTGGCTGTCGGGGGATCCCAGGACACGGCCGTCCGCCACCGCCTTGTGGTCCGTGATACGCATTCCACCCACGCCTCCGATGGCGCCGAGGACTACGCCCAAGCACGGACGGCTGCCTCCGCTGACCGCATCGATATCCGGGTCACCTTGGACGACACGGCCATCATCCTTTACACCTCAGGCACCACCGGCCGTCCCAAGGGAGCCGTGCTGACCCATGGCAACATCACCTGGAACTCCTACAACGTGCTGGTGGACTACGACGTGGTCAGCAGTGACGTGGCCCTGGTCATCTCGCCAATGTTCCATGTAGCATCGCTCGGCATGGCTGTCGTGCCGGTCTTCCTTAAGGGCGGCACCCTGTTACTGGAACCTGGCTTCAATCCCGGCCGGGCACTGTCTCTGATCGAGCAGTATAAGGCCACGATGATCAGCGGCGTTCCCACCACTTACCAGATGCTCGCTGAGCACGAAGCCTGGGAATCTACCGACCTCAGTTCGCTCAAGAAGCTCACCTGCGGCGGTTCGGCCGTGCCCCACCGCGTGATGGAAGCCTACGAGAGCCGGGGGCTGTCCTTCTCCGGCGGCTACGGCATGACCGAAACCGCGCCGGGAGCCACCAGCCTGCAGCCGGACCGGAGCCGGGACAAGATGGGCTCTGTGGGTCTGCCGCATTTCTTCACGGATGTGCGCATTGTTGATCCGCTAGGCAGCGTACAGGGACCCCACACGGTGGGGGAAATCGAGGTCAAGGGCCCCAACGTCATCCGCGAATACTGGAATCGGCCGGACGCCACCGGGAACAGTTTTGCTGACGACGAGTGGTTCCGATCAGGGGACATGGGCTACGCCGACGACGAAGGCTTTATATACATCTCCGACCGGCTCAAGGACATGATCATTTCAGGGGGCGAGAACATCTACCCGGCCGAGGTGGAGCAGATCGTGATCGAGTTGGAGGCTATCGGAAGCGTGGCCCTCATCGGCGTGCCGGACGAGAAATGGGGTGAAGTGCCGAAAGCCATAATCACCGTCCGGAACGGACACGCCGTGACAGAGGCCGAAGTCCGTGCCCATCTGGAGGGCCGCCTGGCGCGGTACAAGATCCCCAAGTCTGTGGTGATTGTGGACGAGCTGCCACGGACCGCCAGCGGCAAGATCCGCAAGGCCGACCTGCGCCAGATGTACGGGGAGAGCTAG
- a CDS encoding MaoC family dehydratase gives MSITTVTFEELAGMEGHDLGYTDYIEVSQEQINTFADATGDHQWIHTDPEKAKDGPFGAPIAHGFLTLSLAIPFWTELLDVTGVKTKVNYGLEKVRFPSPVKAGSKIRMSAKIAIVTEIAGGVQIGVDQTIEVEGGTKPAVVAHSLYRFYA, from the coding sequence ATGAGCATCACCACCGTAACGTTCGAAGAGTTGGCCGGCATGGAAGGCCACGACCTGGGCTACACCGACTACATCGAGGTGTCCCAAGAGCAGATCAACACCTTCGCCGACGCCACGGGCGACCACCAGTGGATCCATACGGACCCGGAAAAGGCCAAGGACGGCCCTTTCGGCGCGCCCATCGCGCACGGTTTCCTCACCCTGTCCCTGGCCATCCCGTTCTGGACCGAACTGCTGGACGTGACGGGTGTGAAGACCAAGGTCAACTACGGGCTGGAAAAGGTCCGCTTCCCGTCCCCGGTCAAGGCGGGCTCCAAGATCCGGATGTCTGCGAAGATCGCCATCGTCACCGAAATTGCTGGCGGCGTGCAAATTGGCGTGGACCAGACCATCGAGGTTGAAGGCGGCACCAAGCCCGCCGTCGTCGCGCACTCCCTTTACCGCTTCTACGCCTAG
- a CDS encoding acyl-CoA dehydrogenase family protein: protein MTAFYSSDQYGYFTLLSEDERQVLGRLRTVLDDDIQPLLADYWERGEFPEQIIKPLVDLNLMEPPELTRDGAVPGALYGGFRNFELARTDASVATFYNAQSGLFRTAVNLGGSPEQAAAWDPLIRSFEMSGVFALTEPDHGSDIAGGLETSARRDGGAWVINGVKRWIGGASTADYIAVFARDEADRQVKAFLVRTDDPGVALRKIEGKMSLRIMQNADITLTNVVVQDDHRLQNVNGFGDIAGLLRNMRSDVAWIATGLQAGAYEAALRYVKEREQFGRPLGGFQLIQEKLAAMLGNVTASLGMVVRLTQQQAEGIYKDENSALAKMWCAAKARETTALAREICGGNGIILDNSVGRFFADAEAVYSYEGTHEINSLIVGRAVTGLSAFR, encoded by the coding sequence ATGACCGCTTTTTACTCTTCTGACCAGTACGGCTACTTCACCCTCCTCAGCGAAGACGAACGCCAAGTGCTGGGCCGGCTACGCACAGTCCTGGATGATGACATCCAGCCACTCCTGGCCGACTACTGGGAACGTGGCGAATTCCCGGAACAGATCATCAAACCGCTGGTGGACCTGAACCTGATGGAACCCCCGGAACTTACCCGGGACGGTGCAGTCCCGGGAGCTTTGTACGGAGGGTTTAGAAATTTTGAACTCGCCCGCACGGACGCCTCCGTGGCCACGTTCTACAACGCCCAGTCCGGGCTGTTCCGGACAGCGGTCAACCTGGGCGGCAGCCCGGAACAGGCAGCGGCGTGGGATCCGTTGATTCGCAGCTTTGAGATGAGTGGTGTTTTTGCACTTACCGAACCGGACCACGGCTCAGACATTGCCGGCGGGCTGGAAACCAGTGCCCGCAGGGACGGCGGCGCCTGGGTGATCAACGGTGTCAAACGTTGGATCGGTGGCGCCTCTACCGCCGACTATATCGCTGTTTTTGCCCGCGACGAGGCCGACCGCCAGGTCAAGGCCTTCCTGGTCCGCACGGACGACCCAGGCGTAGCGCTCCGCAAAATTGAAGGCAAGATGTCCCTGCGCATCATGCAGAACGCGGACATCACGCTCACCAATGTTGTAGTGCAGGACGACCACCGGCTACAGAACGTGAACGGCTTCGGTGACATTGCCGGGCTGCTGCGGAACATGCGCTCAGACGTCGCCTGGATCGCCACCGGGCTCCAGGCCGGCGCCTATGAGGCTGCCCTCCGCTACGTCAAGGAACGTGAACAATTCGGCCGGCCGCTGGGCGGGTTCCAGCTCATCCAGGAAAAGCTCGCCGCCATGCTGGGCAACGTCACCGCGTCCCTTGGCATGGTGGTCCGCTTGACCCAGCAGCAGGCAGAGGGCATCTACAAGGACGAAAACTCGGCCCTGGCCAAGATGTGGTGCGCCGCCAAGGCGCGGGAAACCACGGCCCTGGCCCGCGAAATTTGTGGCGGTAACGGCATCATTTTGGACAACAGTGTGGGCAGGTTCTTCGCGGACGCCGAGGCCGTCTACTCCTATGAGGGCACCCACGAAATCAACTCACTTATAGTGGGCCGGGCCGTCACCGGCCTCAGCGCATTCCGCTGA
- a CDS encoding amidohydrolase family protein, translating to MSYVSALDVESLTAIDMHVHVEVDDHGHNALPQELVDAASKYFKTNGPRPGLDDIAEIYRERKMAAVVFTVDARRALGHKPNSSEEIAIGAARNNDVLIPFGSVDPTTNTEALERARLLAGDFGVRGFKFHPTVQNFDPSDQQFYPLWELLQSFGLPAIFHTGQTGIGSGLPGGFGLKLALSNPILLDSVAADFPELQIIMAHPSVPWQEEAIAVATHKANVWIDLSGWSPKYFPEILVRQANSVLQNKVLFGSDFPLISPDRWMSDFADLTIKDEVRPKIIKDNAVRLLGLNPQVAS from the coding sequence ATGAGCTACGTATCCGCATTGGATGTTGAATCGCTTACCGCGATCGACATGCACGTCCACGTGGAGGTGGACGATCACGGGCATAACGCCCTGCCGCAGGAACTGGTGGACGCGGCCAGCAAGTACTTCAAGACGAACGGCCCCCGCCCGGGCCTGGACGACATTGCGGAGATTTACCGTGAACGCAAGATGGCCGCCGTCGTCTTCACGGTGGACGCCCGCCGGGCGCTGGGACACAAGCCCAACAGCAGCGAAGAAATCGCGATCGGTGCGGCCCGTAATAATGACGTGTTGATTCCCTTCGGCTCCGTGGACCCAACCACGAATACCGAAGCCCTTGAGAGGGCTCGGCTGCTGGCGGGCGACTTCGGCGTCCGCGGCTTCAAGTTCCACCCCACGGTGCAGAACTTTGATCCCTCCGATCAGCAGTTCTATCCGCTGTGGGAGCTCCTGCAGTCCTTTGGGCTTCCGGCCATCTTCCACACAGGGCAGACGGGCATCGGCTCCGGACTGCCGGGAGGCTTTGGGCTTAAGCTGGCGCTCTCCAACCCGATCCTGCTCGACTCCGTAGCTGCAGATTTCCCCGAACTGCAGATCATCATGGCGCACCCGTCGGTGCCGTGGCAGGAAGAAGCCATCGCGGTGGCAACGCACAAGGCCAACGTGTGGATCGACCTCTCCGGCTGGTCGCCCAAATACTTCCCGGAGATCCTGGTCCGGCAGGCCAACTCGGTCCTACAGAACAAGGTGTTGTTCGGCTCGGACTTCCCGTTGATCTCCCCGGACCGCTGGATGAGCGACTTCGCCGACCTCACGATCAAGGACGAAGTGCGGCCGAAGATCATCAAGGACAACGCCGTCCGGCTGTTGGGACTAAACCCCCAGGTAGCATCATGA
- a CDS encoding SDR family oxidoreductase, producing MSLSGKVAIVTGSGRGLGLAYARELARQGASVVVNDVDADVAADAVRTIESEGGSAVAVVAPVGSTEAAKALVQKAVEAFGRLDILVTNAGILRDKSLLKMTDDDFDAVINVHLRGTFTCAREAFGYFKENGIAGRIITIGSPTGQRGNFGQTNYAAAKAGIVGMVRTWAQEMKKAGVTVNTVVPVAATAMTKTVPYFQKAVEADERGEAMPSFFRHELGFGTADDVAGLIAFLASDTAAGITGQVIGAGGDRLQLWTHPEAAATEYCEGGWGYEDLISSFDGLFGKRLQSVGEEFPELPAELRPEPVPVK from the coding sequence ATGAGCCTGTCAGGCAAAGTAGCAATCGTCACCGGGAGCGGACGGGGCCTCGGCCTCGCCTACGCAAGGGAGCTCGCACGCCAGGGTGCCTCCGTCGTTGTTAACGACGTGGACGCGGACGTCGCAGCGGACGCGGTGCGCACCATTGAATCCGAAGGCGGCAGCGCGGTCGCCGTCGTCGCCCCCGTCGGCAGCACCGAAGCCGCAAAGGCGTTGGTGCAGAAAGCAGTTGAGGCGTTTGGCCGGCTGGACATCCTGGTCACCAACGCCGGCATCCTGCGGGACAAGTCGCTGCTGAAGATGACCGACGACGACTTTGACGCCGTGATCAACGTCCACCTCCGCGGCACGTTCACGTGTGCCCGGGAAGCCTTCGGCTACTTCAAGGAGAACGGCATCGCCGGCCGGATCATCACCATCGGCTCGCCCACCGGGCAGCGCGGCAACTTCGGCCAGACCAACTACGCCGCGGCCAAGGCCGGGATCGTGGGCATGGTCCGCACCTGGGCCCAGGAAATGAAGAAGGCCGGCGTCACGGTCAACACCGTCGTCCCGGTCGCTGCGACTGCCATGACCAAAACAGTCCCGTACTTCCAGAAGGCCGTGGAAGCGGACGAACGCGGCGAGGCCATGCCGTCCTTCTTCCGCCACGAACTGGGCTTCGGAACGGCCGACGACGTCGCCGGGCTGATTGCCTTCCTTGCCTCTGACACGGCGGCCGGGATCACCGGCCAGGTCATCGGTGCCGGCGGTGACCGGCTGCAGCTCTGGACCCACCCCGAGGCCGCCGCCACCGAATACTGCGAGGGCGGCTGGGGCTACGAGGACCTCATCTCCTCCTTTGACGGTCTGTTCGGCAAGAGGCTCCAAAGCGTGGGCGAAGAATTCCCGGAACTGCCCGCAGAGTTGCGTCCCGAACCCGTTCCGGTCAAGTAG
- a CDS encoding MarR family winged helix-turn-helix transcriptional regulator, with the protein MPGAITDSVERSRAPVGPASTDPLLAIDLAKETLFLAARTISIGTARANAMLAPLGLKVRSYSVLALACTADAPSQRELADFLCLAPSQIVALVDGLERRDLVERLNVPGDRRSNVIRATSSGKMLYTRASETVREAEDISLHELTAEERNQLRSLLQKTAFTPAV; encoded by the coding sequence ATGCCAGGAGCAATTACGGACAGTGTCGAACGATCCCGTGCGCCAGTGGGACCCGCGTCGACAGACCCGTTGCTCGCCATTGATCTGGCCAAGGAAACGCTGTTCCTCGCGGCCCGCACGATCAGCATCGGAACGGCACGCGCCAACGCAATGTTGGCTCCATTAGGTCTGAAGGTTAGGTCCTACTCCGTGCTCGCCCTTGCCTGCACCGCCGACGCCCCATCCCAGCGCGAACTGGCGGATTTCCTGTGTCTCGCGCCCAGCCAAATCGTCGCCCTCGTGGACGGTTTGGAACGGCGCGACCTGGTGGAGCGCCTCAATGTTCCGGGGGACCGGCGATCCAACGTCATCCGTGCGACGTCTTCCGGCAAGATGCTTTACACGCGTGCCTCCGAAACCGTTCGAGAAGCGGAAGACATTTCTCTCCATGAACTGACGGCCGAGGAACGCAACCAACTCCGCAGCCTGCTTCAAAAGACTGCCTTCACTCCGGCCGTCTAG
- a CDS encoding PDR/VanB family oxidoreductase, translating into MLTLQVSSRIDEASGIAGLILTNPQGGPLPEWTPGAHIDVHIDRPGEVALVRQYSLCGDPADRTAYRIAVLLEEEGEGGSRHIHSQVRQGQLVRVSAPRDLFGYAVADRMVFVAGGIGITPILPMIAAAEASGADWQLHYAGREPSTMAFGADLERYGDHVRRYLSSEGERMALPAIVADAAGAALYACGPARLLDALEAEVDGTDVDLNLERFTNQNIVASETDHPFEVELSLLGKTITIMPGESILDRVAGEGVAAPSSCRGGTCGTCETFVLEGEPDHRDAVLNGKEREESEVMMICVSRCKGKKLVLEL; encoded by the coding sequence ATGCTGACCCTGCAGGTCTCCTCGAGAATCGATGAGGCAAGCGGGATTGCCGGCCTCATCCTCACGAACCCGCAGGGCGGACCCCTTCCGGAGTGGACTCCGGGGGCGCATATCGACGTGCACATCGACCGCCCTGGCGAGGTGGCGCTCGTGCGCCAGTACTCACTCTGCGGCGACCCTGCCGACCGTACGGCTTACCGCATCGCGGTTCTTCTTGAGGAGGAGGGCGAGGGTGGCAGCCGGCACATCCACTCCCAGGTGCGCCAAGGGCAGCTCGTGCGTGTATCTGCGCCGCGGGACCTCTTCGGCTACGCGGTCGCCGACCGCATGGTCTTCGTTGCCGGCGGCATCGGCATCACGCCGATCCTGCCGATGATCGCCGCTGCCGAGGCCTCGGGCGCGGATTGGCAGCTGCACTATGCCGGCCGCGAGCCTTCGACGATGGCGTTCGGCGCCGACCTTGAACGCTACGGCGATCACGTGCGCCGGTACCTGAGCTCGGAAGGCGAGCGGATGGCGCTGCCCGCCATCGTGGCGGACGCCGCCGGCGCCGCGCTCTACGCTTGCGGTCCTGCGCGGCTCCTGGACGCGCTGGAAGCGGAAGTGGACGGTACGGACGTCGATCTGAATCTGGAGCGATTCACGAACCAGAACATCGTGGCGAGTGAAACAGACCACCCGTTCGAGGTGGAGCTGTCGCTGCTCGGCAAGACGATAACGATTATGCCCGGCGAGTCGATCCTGGATCGCGTCGCGGGGGAAGGAGTTGCGGCGCCATCCTCGTGCCGCGGCGGAACCTGCGGCACGTGCGAGACCTTCGTGCTGGAGGGCGAGCCGGACCACCGTGACGCCGTGCTGAACGGCAAGGAGCGCGAGGAGTCCGAGGTCATGATGATCTGCGTTTCGCGCTGCAAGGGCAAGAAGTTGGTGCTCGAACTCTGA
- a CDS encoding ABC transporter ATP-binding protein yields MAQNENNVMLHVDKLRKVYGSGNGAVEAIGNLDFAIGKNELVCIVGPSGAGKTTFLRCVSGLLAPTSGQVLLEGKPVNGPPEGMAVVLQEYGRSLYPWLTVYDNVELPLKAKGITKPERTRLVTQALEAVGLAGAGKKHPWQLSGGMQQRVAIARAIAYEPHILVMDEPFAAVDAQTRAELEDLVRHLWRQLGVTVLFVTHDIDESVYLAQRVLVLSHAPTFVLKEVRVDLPHDRDQLTTRSLPEFAALRTEVYELIQQAKNVNYRTAQSALDESAARPKGEHDADPAGLLENR; encoded by the coding sequence ATGGCCCAGAACGAAAACAATGTCATGCTGCATGTCGACAAACTGCGCAAGGTCTACGGGTCGGGCAACGGGGCGGTCGAAGCGATCGGAAACCTCGACTTCGCGATCGGCAAGAACGAGCTCGTCTGCATCGTCGGCCCCTCGGGCGCCGGCAAGACGACCTTCCTGCGGTGCGTGTCTGGGCTGCTCGCCCCGACGTCCGGTCAGGTGCTGCTCGAGGGCAAGCCGGTCAACGGTCCGCCCGAGGGCATGGCCGTCGTCCTCCAGGAGTACGGTCGCAGCCTCTACCCATGGCTCACCGTCTACGACAACGTCGAGCTGCCGTTGAAGGCCAAGGGCATTACGAAGCCCGAGCGGACCCGCCTCGTCACACAGGCGTTGGAGGCCGTTGGGCTGGCCGGAGCGGGTAAGAAGCACCCATGGCAGCTGTCAGGCGGCATGCAGCAGCGTGTCGCCATCGCGCGGGCCATCGCATACGAGCCTCACATCCTCGTGATGGACGAGCCGTTTGCGGCCGTCGATGCGCAGACCCGCGCTGAACTCGAGGACCTCGTGCGACACCTTTGGAGGCAACTCGGGGTGACAGTGCTGTTCGTCACCCACGATATCGACGAATCGGTCTACCTCGCGCAGCGGGTGCTCGTGCTTTCGCACGCGCCAACGTTCGTGCTCAAAGAGGTGCGGGTCGACTTGCCCCATGACCGCGACCAGCTCACAACCCGCTCGCTGCCCGAGTTCGCGGCGCTCCGTACCGAGGTCTACGAACTCATCCAGCAGGCTAAGAACGTCAACTACCGCACCGCGCAGTCCGCACTCGATGAGTCAGCAGCGCGCCCGAAAGGAGAACACGATGCTGACCCTGCAGGTCTCCTCGAGAATCGATGA
- a CDS encoding ABC transporter permease, which yields MKAPRWMFVTFAVPVVLIALWTLYAGISRSLYWPSPTAIVGVFPKTWLDGRLSADVFPSLMRLLVGYICALVIGITIGVVVGSIRRLRLYVEPVFELFRAIPPPVLVPVVMLVTGIGANMQLTVIAFGCIWPILINTVEGVRGVDLTQIDTAKSYRIGGWRRLTTVVLPAASPKIFVGARQSLSIGIIMMVISEMFASTNGIGFNIIQFQRLFQFKEMWSGIILLGIIGVAANVIFKFIERRVLRWYVGMQTQER from the coding sequence ATGAAGGCACCTCGCTGGATGTTCGTCACCTTCGCGGTACCGGTCGTACTGATCGCGCTGTGGACGCTGTATGCCGGTATCTCCCGCAGCCTCTACTGGCCTTCTCCCACCGCGATCGTCGGGGTGTTCCCGAAGACGTGGCTCGACGGCCGCCTCAGCGCCGATGTGTTCCCGAGCCTGATGCGCCTGTTAGTCGGCTACATCTGCGCCCTCGTCATTGGCATCACCATCGGCGTCGTTGTCGGGTCGATCCGTCGGCTGCGTCTTTACGTCGAGCCGGTGTTCGAGCTCTTCCGCGCGATCCCGCCGCCGGTGCTCGTACCGGTCGTCATGCTCGTCACGGGGATCGGCGCGAACATGCAGCTCACCGTCATCGCCTTCGGCTGCATCTGGCCGATTCTGATCAACACCGTGGAGGGGGTGAGAGGCGTCGATCTGACGCAGATCGATACCGCCAAGTCCTACCGGATCGGCGGCTGGCGGCGCCTTACGACCGTGGTGTTGCCCGCTGCATCCCCCAAGATCTTCGTCGGTGCCCGCCAGTCGCTATCGATCGGCATCATCATGATGGTCATCAGCGAGATGTTCGCCTCAACCAACGGCATCGGCTTCAACATCATCCAGTTCCAGCGGCTCTTCCAATTCAAGGAGATGTGGAGCGGAATCATCCTGCTCGGCATCATCGGCGTCGCCGCGAACGTCATCTTCAAATTCATCGAGCGTCGTGTGCTGCGTTGGTACGTGGGCATGCAAACTCAGGAGAGGTGA
- a CDS encoding ABC transporter permease: MTAASVIVTSAKRERRSVNLAPFLYGAAGILTLGVLIEVLPQTGIVNPLYFPPLHEIAEALGAQLQSLTFWHALRATVAGWLIGLLVAVVAGTVLGVVIASVPLIDRMLASTIEFLRPIPSVALVPIAALLYGTTMQATLLLVIFASIWPVLLQVIYGVRDVDRVAIDTATSYRLGRARTILRVIWPSMMPYLIVGIRLSASVALILEITGELVIGSPGLGKLIANAQSSAAVSNMYALVLVAALLGVVINAGTRLIEGRALFWHASVRSEVV; encoded by the coding sequence ATGACCGCGGCATCAGTGATCGTGACGTCCGCTAAACGCGAGCGCAGATCGGTCAACCTGGCGCCGTTTCTCTATGGCGCCGCGGGGATCCTGACCCTCGGCGTGTTGATCGAAGTGCTGCCGCAGACCGGGATCGTCAATCCCCTCTACTTCCCGCCGCTGCACGAGATCGCAGAGGCACTGGGCGCCCAACTTCAATCGCTGACCTTCTGGCATGCTCTCCGTGCCACCGTCGCCGGCTGGCTAATCGGCCTGCTGGTAGCCGTCGTCGCCGGGACCGTGCTTGGCGTGGTGATCGCGAGTGTTCCACTCATCGACCGGATGCTAGCCTCCACCATCGAGTTCCTGCGCCCGATTCCCTCGGTGGCGTTGGTCCCGATCGCCGCGCTGCTGTACGGCACCACGATGCAGGCCACCCTACTGCTGGTTATCTTCGCGAGCATCTGGCCCGTACTGCTGCAGGTGATCTACGGCGTACGCGACGTGGACCGCGTCGCCATCGACACAGCCACGAGCTACCGCCTCGGCCGCGCGCGCACCATCCTTCGCGTCATCTGGCCGAGCATGATGCCGTACCTCATCGTCGGAATCCGGCTCTCCGCCTCCGTCGCCCTCATTCTCGAGATCACCGGCGAGCTGGTGATCGGTTCCCCAGGGCTGGGCAAGCTCATCGCGAACGCGCAGTCCTCGGCGGCCGTCTCGAACATGTACGCCCTCGTGCTGGTCGCTGCATTGCTCGGCGTCGTTATCAACGCGGGCACTCGACTGATCGAGGGCCGCGCGCTGTTCTGGCACGCCTCGGTTCGATCGGAGGTGGTGTGA